A region from the Aquimarina sp. ERC-38 genome encodes:
- a CDS encoding DUF4304 domain-containing protein, producing MDPKEFKKLYTTTIKLYSFKKKYHGYMIELEDSTLFLDLQRSNFGIYFDLNIRVFIEGAFDIFYKKNPDQIKKNIGSIFMRQPVEYDKFFRLENDLTDIERKTGLVKLFELVILPLKDKVKTYNDILRSINNKELKVLPPVQEELHKLVKSS from the coding sequence ATGGATCCAAAAGAATTTAAGAAACTTTATACAACCACTATAAAATTGTACAGTTTTAAAAAGAAATATCATGGATATATGATAGAATTAGAAGATTCTACTTTATTTCTAGATTTACAAAGGTCTAATTTTGGAATTTATTTTGATCTCAACATTAGGGTATTTATAGAAGGAGCCTTTGATATTTTTTATAAAAAAAACCCAGATCAAATTAAGAAAAATATTGGTAGCATTTTTATGAGACAACCTGTTGAATATGATAAATTTTTCCGTTTGGAAAATGATTTAACTGATATAGAAAGAAAAACAGGTCTAGTAAAACTATTTGAACTTGTGATACTACCTTTGAAGGATAAAGTTAAAACTTATAACGATATACTTAGAAGTATTAATAATAAAGAACTCAAAGTATTACCTCCGGTTCAAGAAGAACTTCATAAATTAGTAAAATCTTCATAG
- the bglX gene encoding beta-glucosidase BglX, translating into MTYYKLLFLIFFSFLTGFSQKSQQAILIEQRVDSLLSQMTVSEKVGQLVLYSGSWDVTGPPSDLGNQKKLDNIKKGKVGAMLNVTSVAGAKKLQKAVLDHSRLKIPLLFGYDLIHGFKTIFPIPLAETASWDLEAIQNSAGITAREATASGINWAFGPMVDISRDARWGRVMEGAGEDPFLGSKVAVARVQGFQGKDLSDPHTLAACVKHFAAYGFAEAGRDYNTVSIGAYELFNTVLPPFKAAVDAGVASVMSAFNELDGIPTSAHKELLTGILKEKWNWDGFIVSDWGSIVELILHGYAKDQKEAAYRAINAGNDMDMEGRVYEKHLETLITENKVAIQLLDDAVKRILRVKFKLGLFDDPYRYLNEKREQSEIYTQENLEAAEDMALKSIVLLQNKNNILPISKKVTSIAVIGPLAADKDTPLGNWRGKAEKESAISLLEGIQEILPKSTKISYAKGVHLGLGERSFTNELTLNRTDDNGIEEAVALAKNAEIVVLVIGEEAFQSGEGRSQVSIELTNPQKKLFEAVQKVNKNLVVVLMNGRPLAIPDVAEKAPAILEAWHLGSRSGNAIARILFGAYNPSGKLPVSFPRHIGQVPLYYNTKSTGRPANAQGMVFWSHYTDERNAPLFPFGHGLCYTSFTYSNFKISKETFSKKEKITASVKLTNTGKVAGKEVVQLYIQDLFGSLTRPIKELKGFELVTLNPGESKIVSFIIDEKLLQFYTANKKWEAEPGDFKVYIGGSSYTDLVQKFRLTDL; encoded by the coding sequence ATGACTTATTATAAATTACTTTTTTTAATTTTCTTCTCTTTCCTAACCGGTTTTTCGCAGAAATCACAGCAGGCAATCTTAATAGAACAAAGGGTTGACTCTTTACTATCTCAAATGACCGTATCCGAAAAAGTAGGGCAACTCGTTTTATATAGTGGAAGTTGGGATGTAACCGGTCCTCCGTCTGATTTGGGGAATCAGAAAAAACTGGATAACATAAAAAAAGGAAAAGTTGGGGCAATGCTCAATGTTACTTCTGTAGCCGGAGCTAAAAAATTACAAAAAGCGGTCTTAGACCATTCGCGATTAAAAATTCCATTATTGTTTGGGTATGATTTGATCCATGGATTTAAAACTATTTTTCCGATACCTTTAGCGGAAACTGCCAGTTGGGACCTGGAAGCTATTCAAAATTCAGCTGGGATTACTGCCAGAGAAGCTACGGCTTCCGGGATTAACTGGGCGTTTGGACCTATGGTTGATATCTCAAGAGACGCCCGGTGGGGACGGGTTATGGAAGGAGCGGGCGAAGACCCCTTTTTAGGTTCAAAGGTTGCCGTTGCCCGGGTTCAGGGTTTTCAAGGTAAGGATTTATCTGATCCTCATACGCTGGCTGCCTGTGTCAAACATTTTGCCGCTTATGGTTTTGCAGAGGCCGGACGTGACTACAATACGGTAAGTATCGGAGCGTACGAACTTTTTAACACGGTACTCCCCCCTTTTAAAGCTGCGGTTGACGCTGGTGTTGCTTCGGTGATGAGCGCATTTAATGAACTGGACGGTATTCCTACTTCGGCTCATAAAGAATTACTTACGGGCATCCTTAAGGAAAAATGGAACTGGGATGGGTTTATTGTTTCGGACTGGGGTTCTATTGTAGAATTAATTTTACATGGCTACGCCAAAGATCAAAAAGAAGCTGCCTATCGGGCTATAAATGCAGGGAACGATATGGACATGGAAGGTCGGGTCTATGAAAAACATCTGGAAACTTTGATTACTGAAAATAAAGTAGCTATCCAACTTCTGGACGATGCTGTCAAACGAATTCTTCGGGTTAAATTTAAGTTAGGGTTATTTGATGACCCCTATCGCTATCTAAACGAAAAACGCGAACAATCGGAGATTTACACCCAAGAAAACCTGGAAGCAGCTGAAGATATGGCGTTAAAATCCATAGTCTTACTTCAGAATAAAAACAATATCTTACCTATTTCCAAAAAAGTCACATCTATTGCAGTGATCGGACCATTAGCTGCTGATAAAGACACCCCTTTAGGCAATTGGCGTGGCAAAGCCGAAAAAGAATCCGCCATTTCTTTACTGGAAGGAATCCAGGAAATACTCCCCAAATCAACTAAGATCAGCTATGCAAAAGGGGTTCATCTGGGTCTGGGGGAAAGGAGTTTTACAAACGAACTGACTCTTAACCGAACGGATGATAACGGAATAGAAGAGGCAGTTGCTCTTGCTAAAAATGCTGAGATAGTAGTTTTGGTTATTGGTGAAGAAGCTTTTCAATCCGGAGAAGGACGTAGCCAGGTTAGTATTGAACTGACCAATCCCCAGAAAAAACTATTTGAAGCTGTACAAAAGGTAAATAAAAACCTGGTTGTGGTACTTATGAACGGGCGACCTTTAGCAATTCCCGACGTAGCAGAAAAAGCTCCTGCTATTCTAGAAGCCTGGCATTTGGGTTCCAGGTCCGGAAATGCGATTGCCCGTATACTTTTTGGAGCGTATAACCCTTCCGGAAAACTTCCGGTATCTTTTCCACGTCATATAGGACAAGTTCCTTTATATTACAATACAAAATCAACCGGTCGACCTGCAAATGCCCAGGGTATGGTTTTTTGGTCTCATTATACCGATGAAAGAAATGCTCCCCTATTTCCCTTTGGTCATGGTTTATGTTATACGAGTTTTACATATTCAAATTTTAAGATAAGTAAAGAAACTTTTTCTAAAAAAGAAAAAATTACGGCAAGCGTTAAGCTTACCAATACGGGCAAAGTAGCCGGAAAAGAAGTAGTACAATTATATATCCAGGACTTATTTGGTAGTTTAACCCGACCAATTAAGGAATTGAAAGGCTTCGAACTTGTTACTTTAAATCCCGGTGAAAGTAAAATCGTGTCTTTTATTATTGACGAAAAACTACTCCAATTTTATACCGCAAATAAAAAATGGGAAGCTGAACCCGGGGATTTTAAAGTGTATATTGGTGGAAGTTCCTATACGGACTTAGTTCAAAAGTTTAGGTTAACCGATTTGTAA
- a CDS encoding glycoside hydrolase family 3 N-terminal domain-containing protein produces the protein MDTAIDQKVEDLLSKMSLEEKVGQMTQIALDVVTKGEDQYSSSQPYELDIKLVKEAIHTYKVGSIFNTPTAPLSREEWYKLIKTLQDEAAKTPLQIPIIYGIDAIHGVNYTTGGTLFPQQLGLAATFNTKLVEELASIAAYETRASSIPWNFSPVLDLGKNSLWPRLWETFGEDAYLSTSLGEAMIKGYQGTSGDPEKVMSCMKHYIGYGSPLSGKDRTPAWIPERELRQYFLPVFKKAIDAGSATLMISSGEINGTPVHCSKFLLTEVLREELGFEGIAVTDWADINYLHTRHKVAPTIKDAVRMAINAGVDMSMVPHDFDFIKHLLELVNEGLVSQERVDSAVRRILKVKLQLNLFQKPVTHPDTYPKFGCEAFKMLSQEAAEESITLLKNKENLLPLSEDCKVLITGPSANSMRPLNGGWSYSWQGDEVDTYTKDKNTVADAFATKKNVVFKESLTFENTADFKTIEKEVEASDVVLLCLGENSYTETPGNTHSLIIPDDQVALIEQIATKGKKIILVLFEGRPLIFSKIEPLVDAVFMAYLPGNYGADALLNLVYGNKVPSGRLPINYPKHPHSLVNYNHKHSENIHVPMYYTSDYDQQYEFGHGLSYTTFTYSDLQLSALKITENEVLNVSVTITNTGLYTAKESVLLFISDLYASITPEVKALKGFKKIELAPNTSKKVTFNITKTELSFVNEALQTIVEPGDFEVHIGPLTQRFEVI, from the coding sequence ATGGATACTGCCATTGACCAAAAAGTTGAAGATTTATTATCAAAAATGTCCCTGGAAGAAAAAGTAGGTCAGATGACTCAAATTGCCTTAGATGTCGTGACCAAGGGAGAAGATCAATACAGTTCTTCGCAACCTTATGAATTGGATATAAAGTTGGTAAAAGAAGCTATTCATACGTATAAAGTTGGTTCCATCTTCAATACTCCAACTGCACCATTATCCAGGGAAGAATGGTATAAGCTTATTAAAACGCTTCAGGACGAAGCAGCTAAAACCCCACTTCAAATCCCTATTATCTACGGTATTGATGCCATACACGGGGTTAATTATACGACTGGGGGCACTTTATTTCCGCAACAACTAGGATTAGCCGCTACTTTTAATACTAAACTGGTAGAAGAACTGGCTTCTATCGCAGCCTACGAAACCAGGGCTTCTTCTATTCCCTGGAACTTTTCTCCGGTATTGGACCTGGGTAAAAATTCTTTATGGCCCCGATTATGGGAAACCTTTGGAGAAGATGCCTATTTAAGTACTTCTTTAGGAGAAGCTATGATCAAAGGATATCAGGGAACATCCGGCGATCCTGAAAAAGTGATGAGTTGTATGAAGCATTATATAGGATACGGCTCTCCGCTTTCTGGTAAAGACCGTACTCCCGCCTGGATACCGGAACGGGAACTACGGCAATATTTTTTACCTGTTTTTAAAAAAGCCATAGATGCCGGATCAGCAACTTTAATGATCAGTTCAGGGGAAATCAATGGTACCCCGGTGCATTGTAGTAAGTTTTTATTAACCGAGGTACTTCGGGAAGAATTGGGTTTTGAAGGTATTGCGGTTACGGATTGGGCAGATATCAACTACCTGCATACGAGGCATAAAGTAGCACCTACGATTAAAGATGCCGTAAGAATGGCCATTAATGCCGGGGTAGATATGAGCATGGTACCACATGACTTCGATTTTATAAAACACTTACTGGAACTGGTTAATGAAGGATTAGTTAGTCAAGAAAGAGTAGATAGTGCCGTAAGAAGGATTTTAAAGGTAAAACTACAACTCAATTTATTTCAAAAACCCGTTACTCATCCCGATACATATCCGAAGTTTGGATGTGAAGCATTTAAAATGTTAAGCCAGGAAGCTGCGGAAGAATCCATTACTTTATTAAAAAATAAAGAAAACCTGCTACCCTTATCCGAAGATTGCAAGGTATTAATTACCGGACCCTCTGCTAACTCCATGCGACCGCTTAACGGAGGCTGGTCTTATAGTTGGCAGGGTGATGAAGTGGATACGTATACCAAAGATAAAAATACCGTTGCTGATGCTTTTGCAACTAAAAAAAATGTGGTTTTTAAAGAAAGCCTGACTTTTGAAAATACAGCAGACTTTAAAACTATAGAAAAAGAAGTGGAAGCCAGTGATGTAGTACTACTTTGCCTGGGTGAAAACTCCTATACCGAAACCCCGGGCAATACACATTCCCTAATAATACCGGATGACCAGGTTGCTTTAATTGAACAAATAGCAACAAAAGGAAAGAAAATCATTCTGGTATTATTTGAAGGACGTCCGCTTATCTTTAGCAAAATTGAACCCCTGGTGGATGCGGTTTTTATGGCATATTTACCTGGAAATTACGGAGCCGATGCCCTGTTAAACCTGGTATACGGCAATAAAGTCCCCAGTGGTCGCTTACCTATTAATTACCCGAAACATCCGCATTCCCTGGTCAATTATAACCATAAGCATAGCGAAAACATTCATGTTCCAATGTATTATACTTCGGATTATGATCAGCAATATGAATTTGGACACGGCTTGTCATATACCACTTTTACCTATTCGGATTTACAACTGAGCGCTTTAAAAATTACCGAAAATGAAGTATTGAACGTATCTGTTACCATCACAAATACTGGTTTATATACTGCTAAAGAATCCGTACTCTTATTTATAAGTGATTTATATGCCAGCATTACCCCGGAAGTAAAAGCATTAAAAGGTTTTAAAAAAATAGAACTGGCACCAAATACTTCCAAAAAAGTTACTTTTAACATTACAAAAACTGAATTATCTTTTGTAAATGAAGCTTTACAAACCATCGTAGAACCTGGGGATTTCGAAGTACATATTGGTCCGCTTACCCAAAGGTTTGAAGTTATATAA
- a CDS encoding xanthine dehydrogenase family protein molybdopterin-binding subunit, whose translation MKKKSIGTPVGRLEGHLKVTGQAKYAGEYNHKDLVYGYIVNSTVTKGKITEIIEDASRAIDGVIEIFTPFNRPKLPWFDMLYADMDAPPGSPFKPLYDNEIKCNGQPVALVVANTFEKARYAASLLDIHYEEETFDTDLKNNLHQTKDPQVGIAHILKPLPPSPKGDFFEAYRNAEHQASENFYHGAEHHNPLELFASTVIYEDGKLTVYDKTQGTSNCQLYISNIFGLKFSDVRVVSPFVGGGFGSGLRPQYQLFLCVMASLELKQNVRVTMDRKQMFTFGHRPQTFQSTQFGTDATGKLTALRHKAVAETSRFEDYTEVVVNWGHMLYPAQNSLLEYKLVPLDVYSPLDMRAPGGSTGLHAVEATMDILSYQNNIDPLEFRLINYAERDASADKPFSSKELKECYRQGAEKFGWNQRNPEVRSMKRGNRLVGQGMSSGIWDVIALPAKAKAIMNSDGKLTIECAVTDVGQGSYTIFSQIAADTLGLDLDQVTFKYGDSDLPISPIQGGSYTTGVVGSAIKAACESLKKKLLKKAKLIYQSPFLGIRYRDIVFEDGSLYSKNTPEHTISFTEIIAANKGKAVKASKSNIPNAFKLKQYTRAAHSAAFVEVEVDEQLGVINVTRAVTAVAAGRIINPKTARSQILGGMTWGISKALQEETMLDSNIGKFINTNLGEYHIPVHADIHEMDVIFVEEHDDIINELGSKGVGEIGLASMSPAIANAIYHATGKRINKFPIHFDDLITESVTEIPSLINDKEVAETVAY comes from the coding sequence ATGAAAAAGAAAAGTATTGGAACGCCGGTAGGTCGGCTGGAAGGCCATTTAAAAGTAACCGGACAGGCTAAATACGCCGGAGAATATAATCATAAAGACCTGGTGTACGGTTATATTGTAAATAGTACCGTCACTAAAGGTAAGATTACGGAAATTATTGAAGATGCATCCAGGGCAATTGATGGGGTTATTGAAATATTTACCCCCTTTAACCGACCTAAACTACCCTGGTTTGACATGCTATATGCAGATATGGATGCTCCTCCGGGTTCGCCCTTTAAGCCTTTGTATGACAATGAAATTAAATGTAACGGGCAACCGGTTGCATTAGTCGTTGCAAATACCTTTGAAAAGGCAAGGTATGCTGCTTCTTTATTGGACATCCATTATGAAGAAGAAACTTTTGATACGGATCTAAAGAATAACCTGCATCAAACCAAGGACCCTCAGGTAGGTATTGCTCATATTTTAAAACCTTTACCACCTTCTCCCAAAGGGGATTTCTTTGAAGCGTATCGAAATGCAGAACATCAGGCATCTGAAAATTTTTATCATGGGGCAGAACATCATAATCCGCTAGAATTATTTGCTTCTACGGTTATCTATGAAGATGGTAAGTTAACAGTGTATGACAAAACCCAGGGGACGAGCAATTGCCAATTATACATTTCAAATATTTTCGGGTTGAAATTTAGCGATGTTAGGGTGGTTTCTCCTTTTGTAGGAGGAGGGTTCGGATCGGGATTACGACCGCAATACCAACTGTTTTTATGTGTGATGGCGTCGCTAGAACTTAAGCAGAATGTTCGGGTGACGATGGATCGTAAACAGATGTTTACCTTTGGTCACCGTCCGCAAACCTTTCAATCCACACAATTTGGTACGGATGCTACGGGTAAACTCACCGCCTTACGTCATAAAGCTGTTGCAGAAACTTCCAGGTTTGAAGATTATACCGAGGTAGTTGTTAACTGGGGACATATGTTATACCCAGCCCAGAATTCTTTGTTAGAGTATAAATTAGTTCCTTTAGATGTATATTCTCCTTTAGATATGCGAGCACCGGGCGGAAGTACCGGGTTACACGCAGTAGAAGCTACAATGGACATACTTTCTTATCAAAATAATATAGATCCGTTAGAATTTCGGTTAATTAATTATGCCGAACGGGATGCGAGTGCAGATAAACCATTTTCCAGTAAAGAATTGAAAGAGTGTTATCGCCAGGGAGCCGAAAAATTCGGGTGGAATCAACGTAATCCTGAAGTTCGTAGTATGAAACGAGGCAACCGACTGGTAGGGCAGGGAATGAGTTCCGGAATTTGGGATGTAATTGCTTTACCGGCCAAAGCTAAGGCTATTATGAATAGTGATGGCAAACTTACCATTGAATGTGCGGTGACAGATGTAGGACAAGGTTCTTATACGATTTTTAGCCAAATTGCCGCAGACACGCTAGGTTTAGACCTGGATCAGGTCACCTTCAAGTACGGGGATAGTGATTTGCCTATTTCTCCGATTCAGGGTGGATCGTATACCACCGGAGTCGTAGGATCAGCGATTAAAGCAGCTTGCGAATCTTTAAAAAAGAAATTACTAAAAAAAGCAAAACTTATTTATCAATCTCCGTTCTTGGGAATCCGTTATCGGGATATTGTTTTTGAAGATGGAAGTTTATACAGTAAAAATACACCTGAACATACCATTAGCTTTACCGAAATTATAGCAGCTAATAAAGGAAAAGCGGTCAAAGCCAGTAAAAGTAACATCCCAAATGCCTTTAAATTAAAACAATATACCCGTGCTGCTCATAGTGCTGCTTTTGTAGAAGTTGAAGTAGACGAACAGTTGGGGGTAATTAATGTGACCCGTGCCGTAACTGCGGTAGCCGCAGGAAGGATTATTAATCCTAAAACCGCCCGAAGTCAAATATTAGGGGGAATGACCTGGGGAATTAGTAAAGCTTTGCAAGAAGAAACCATGCTGGACAGTAATATTGGTAAGTTTATTAATACTAACCTAGGAGAATATCATATTCCGGTACATGCGGATATACATGAAATGGATGTAATTTTTGTAGAAGAACATGATGATATTATTAATGAGTTAGGAAGTAAAGGGGTTGGAGAAATCGGATTAGCTTCAATGTCACCGGCTATAGCAAATGCGATTTATCATGCTACCGGAAAACGCATCAATAAATTTCCCATTCACTTTGATGATTTGATTACAGAATCCGTAACTGAAATTCCAAGTTTAATCAATGATAAAGAAGTAGCTGAAACTGTTGCCTATTAA
- a CDS encoding FAD binding domain-containing protein yields the protein MNNFDYVKTTTAQEAVAKKEEAHNSFYVAGGTNLIDLWKYDIEHPEALVDISDFNVYKTIEDLGADGVRLGALVSNADTAHHPLIKERYPLLSNTILAGASAQIRNSATNGGNLLQRTRCYYFYDKVSPCNKRVPGSGCPAKEGMNRLHAILGHSEHCIATFPSDMCVALAALEAKVEVTGPKGDRTIAFEDFHTLPGDTPDIENTLGKNELITAIVLPPEGYADNYSYLKLRDRNSYAFALVSVATGMKLNAGKIEKIRIALGGVAHIPWRNKEVENFLQGKSPTPENFKQAAEMMVEGAVGFEHNSFKIEATKRALVRNCIMALDPSTQRPGAKPSL from the coding sequence ATGAATAATTTTGACTATGTAAAAACAACTACTGCACAAGAAGCAGTAGCAAAAAAAGAAGAAGCACATAATTCTTTTTATGTGGCAGGAGGGACTAATTTAATTGATCTTTGGAAATACGATATCGAACATCCGGAAGCCTTAGTTGATATCTCGGATTTTAACGTTTATAAAACAATAGAAGATCTTGGTGCAGACGGAGTTCGACTGGGGGCTTTAGTCTCTAATGCTGATACGGCGCATCACCCGTTGATTAAAGAACGATATCCGTTACTATCAAACACCATATTAGCCGGAGCTTCAGCACAAATAAGAAATAGTGCAACTAACGGTGGGAATTTGTTACAACGTACCCGTTGCTATTATTTTTATGATAAAGTGTCTCCCTGTAATAAAAGGGTTCCGGGTTCGGGATGTCCGGCAAAAGAAGGGATGAACCGCTTACATGCCATTCTGGGGCATAGCGAACATTGTATTGCTACCTTCCCATCAGATATGTGTGTGGCTCTGGCAGCTTTAGAAGCAAAAGTAGAAGTAACCGGACCTAAAGGCGATCGAACTATTGCCTTTGAAGATTTTCATACGCTTCCCGGCGATACTCCTGATATTGAAAATACCCTGGGTAAAAATGAATTGATTACAGCGATTGTACTTCCGCCGGAAGGATACGCGGATAACTATTCTTATTTAAAACTACGGGATAGAAACTCCTATGCTTTTGCATTAGTAAGTGTAGCTACCGGAATGAAATTAAATGCTGGTAAGATTGAAAAGATTAGAATAGCTTTGGGAGGTGTAGCCCATATCCCCTGGCGTAATAAAGAAGTAGAAAACTTTTTACAAGGAAAAAGCCCAACTCCTGAAAATTTTAAACAAGCCGCAGAAATGATGGTGGAAGGAGCCGTAGGTTTTGAACATAATTCTTTTAAAATTGAAGCCACCAAAAGGGCGTTAGTACGTAACTGCATCATGGCTTTAGATCCGTCAACACAACGTCCCGGAGCTAAACCTTCACTATAA
- a CDS encoding (2Fe-2S)-binding protein, with product MKSENQKDVKVALTVNGKSEVVYIQPWVSLLDTLRDHLNLTGTKKGCDHGQCGACTVICDGKRILSCLSLGVMKNESEITTIEGIAKEEELHPLQKAFLEHDAFQCGYCTPGQICSAIGMIEENQVTTMEELKDSMSGNLCRCGANPNIIDAIANVMELQE from the coding sequence ATGAAATCAGAAAATCAAAAGGATGTAAAAGTTGCACTTACCGTAAATGGAAAATCGGAAGTTGTATACATACAACCCTGGGTAAGCCTCCTGGACACGTTACGAGATCATCTAAATTTAACCGGGACTAAAAAGGGTTGTGACCATGGGCAATGCGGAGCTTGTACTGTTATTTGTGACGGTAAAAGAATATTGAGTTGCCTGTCGCTGGGAGTCATGAAAAACGAATCCGAAATTACTACAATTGAGGGCATTGCTAAAGAAGAAGAGTTGCATCCCTTACAGAAAGCCTTTCTGGAACACGATGCTTTTCAATGTGGCTATTGTACACCCGGGCAGATATGTAGTGCTATAGGGATGATAGAAGAAAATCAGGTAACGACCATGGAAGAATTAAAAGACTCTATGAGTGGAAACCTATGCCGTTGTGGGGCCAACCCTAATATTATAGACGCAATTGCTAACGTAATGGAACTACAGGAATGA
- a CDS encoding SOS response-associated peptidase family protein yields MASYHLKLSNTRERAEIEDHFNLNFKFPNTYFKEVVIDGANENLLPIIKANSTDYISLGIWGLLPDDFEGDWQDFQKFFSTLFVKPRGAESEKLADLLNNDQPCLVIISGFFIHKYIDGELQPYYVYKEDEKPFCVAGICTTLEDGFVTFSIYNVPSTGLVENIQNMSAKMPLVVEKENYAEWLAGDTEKYLQRHLKDSNQNLKAHAITRQFFNSDIYFESMLEPVSNSNLQE; encoded by the coding sequence ATGGCTTCTTATCATTTAAAACTGTCCAATACCAGGGAAAGAGCAGAAATTGAGGATCACTTCAACCTTAATTTTAAATTCCCCAACACGTATTTTAAAGAAGTAGTTATAGACGGAGCTAATGAAAATTTACTACCGATTATAAAAGCTAATAGTACGGATTATATTTCCTTAGGGATATGGGGTTTATTACCAGATGATTTTGAGGGGGACTGGCAGGATTTTCAAAAGTTTTTTTCCACACTTTTTGTAAAACCTAGAGGTGCCGAATCAGAAAAGTTAGCAGATTTATTAAACAATGACCAACCTTGCCTGGTTATTATTTCCGGATTTTTTATTCATAAATATATAGATGGAGAATTACAGCCCTACTATGTATATAAAGAAGATGAAAAACCCTTTTGTGTGGCCGGAATCTGTACCACATTAGAAGATGGTTTTGTTACCTTTTCTATTTATAACGTTCCTTCAACCGGGCTGGTAGAAAATATTCAGAATATGTCAGCAAAAATGCCATTAGTGGTAGAAAAAGAAAATTACGCAGAATGGTTGGCAGGCGATACGGAAAAATACCTACAAAGACATCTTAAAGATAGCAATCAGAATTTAAAAGCGCATGCTATTACCCGGCAATTCTTTAATAGTGATATTTACTTTGAAAGTATGTTAGAACCTGTTTCTAATAGTAATTTACAGGAATAA
- a CDS encoding LacI family DNA-binding transcriptional regulator has product MKKKVTLKQLAKELNLSISTVSKSLKNDPEISRKTIVRVRELAKFYNYKPNALAVSLKSSKTKTIGVLLPEILNNFFATALFGIQQEAAKEGYKIVTCFTNESYQKEVDYLETLTYSSVDGIILALSQETQIKNKVSHITELAQDNIPVVLFDRVSDTIQCDKVIIDDYDASKKAVSHLLDSGCKHILVISTIHELSVGKLRAEGAQKVVTAYTGATLSTIEVTQEDEGAKEITAFLKNHKVDGILGFDELSVALAIHIVNAIGKKIPEEIAIIGFSDSTLSRYSSPKITTISQHAEELGSMATALLLKRMNPDTSENTPNFTTKVVKTSLLKRASTR; this is encoded by the coding sequence ATGAAAAAAAAAGTGACTTTAAAACAACTAGCTAAAGAATTAAATCTTTCTATTTCTACAGTTTCCAAATCTTTAAAGAACGACCCTGAAATCAGTCGAAAAACCATTGTTCGGGTTCGGGAACTGGCCAAATTTTATAATTATAAACCGAATGCTTTGGCGGTAAGCCTCAAAAGCAGTAAGACTAAAACCATTGGTGTCTTACTACCTGAAATTTTAAATAATTTTTTTGCAACGGCACTCTTCGGTATCCAACAGGAAGCTGCTAAAGAAGGTTATAAAATAGTGACTTGTTTTACTAATGAGTCTTACCAAAAAGAAGTGGATTATCTGGAAACCTTAACCTATAGTAGTGTTGACGGAATTATTTTGGCCTTAAGCCAGGAAACACAAATTAAAAATAAAGTATCTCATATTACAGAACTGGCTCAAGACAATATTCCGGTGGTTTTGTTTGATCGGGTAAGCGATACGATTCAGTGCGATAAAGTGATTATTGATGACTATGATGCTTCCAAAAAAGCGGTAAGCCATTTATTAGATTCAGGTTGTAAGCATATTTTAGTTATTTCTACCATTCATGAATTAAGTGTAGGTAAACTTCGGGCAGAAGGCGCACAAAAAGTAGTTACTGCCTATACCGGTGCAACCTTATCTACGATCGAAGTTACCCAGGAAGATGAAGGGGCAAAAGAAATTACTGCTTTTCTAAAGAATCATAAGGTTGACGGAATTTTAGGTTTTGACGAATTATCGGTTGCCTTGGCTATTCATATTGTTAATGCAATTGGTAAAAAGATACCTGAAGAAATAGCAATTATAGGTTTTTCTGATAGTACTTTGTCTCGCTATTCTTCTCCTAAAATTACTACCATATCACAGCATGCCGAAGAGTTAGGCAGTATGGCCACTGCACTATTATTAAAAAGAATGAACCCTGATACTTCAGAAAACACCCCAAATTTTACGACTAAAGTTGTAAAAACTTCTTTACTTAAAAGGGCGTCTACCAGGTAA